In Streptomyces sp. HUAS ZL42, the DNA window TCCTTGTTCCTGGATGACGCACAGGGCGTGCTTGGCGCCGAGTTGGTTGAGGCGGGCGCCGAAGGCCTGGCCGGCGATGTTCTCGTCCTGGCCGAAGTATTCGAGCATGCCGAGTTTCTTCCAGTCGTCGACGCCGGAGTTGAAGCCGACGACGGGGATGCCGGCGGCGTTGGCCTTGGCGACGACGTCTTTCATGGCGTCGGGCTTGGCGGCGGTCAGGGCGATGCCGTCGACCTTTTGGTCGATGGCGTTCTGGACGAGGTTGGCCTGGTTGCCGGCGCTGGGGTCGCTGGAGTAGACGAGTTTGATGTTGTCCTTGGCGGCGGCGGCCTGGGCGCCCTTGCGGATGAGGTCCCAGAAGGTGTCGCCGGGGGAGGCGTGGGTGACCATGGCCACGGTCATGCGGGGGGTGGTGGCCTTGCCCGCCGAGGCGGCCGCGCCGCCTTCCTCGGACTTCTTGCCGCCGGAGCTGCTGGAGCAGCCCGTGGCGAGCAGGACGCCGGTGAGGACC includes these proteins:
- a CDS encoding sugar ABC transporter substrate-binding protein; the encoded protein is MHRNHRAAALTATVLTGVLLATGCSSSSGGKKSEEGGAAASAGKATTPRMTVAMVTHASPGDTFWDLIRKGAQAAAAKDNIKLVYSSDPSAGNQANLVQNAIDQKVDGIALTAAKPDAMKDVVAKANAAGIPVVGFNSGVDDWKKLGMLEYFGQDENIAGQAFGARLNQLGAKHALCVIQEQGQVALEARCAGLKKGFTGTTDILYVNGTDMPSVKSTITAKLKADSTIDQVVTLGAPIALTAVQSVSDATSKAKVATFDLNKDLVKAVQNGDVEFAVDQQPYLQGYLAVDSLWLYKTNGNFSGGSTAPILTGPAFITKDNVDQVAQFAAKGTR